The genomic region GCCCTGCCGCTTGCCGATCTCGACCTCGCGACACCCGACCGGCCCGAGGCGGTGACCGCGACCCTCTCGGCCGCGGGGATCCGAGTGATCCCGACCGGGCTCGACCACGGCACGGTGACGGCGCTCGCCGGCGACCGGCCGATCGAGATCACCACGCTCAGGCGCGATGTCGCGACCGACGGGCGGCACGCGACCGTCGCCTTCACCGAGGATTGGCGCGAGGACGCGGCGCGACGCGATTTCACCATCAACGCGATGTCGATGGAGCCGGACGGGACGGTGCATGACTGGTTCGGCGGCCGCGAGGACCTTGCCGCCGGCCGGGTGCGGTTCGTGGGCGACCCGGCCCGCCGGCTGGCCGAGGACCATCTCCGCGCGCTTCGCTTCTTCCGTTTCCAGGCGCGCTATGGCCGCAGCACTCCGGACGCAGCGACGCTTGCCGCGATCGCCGAGGCCGTGCCCCTGCTCGGGCGCCTCTCCGCCGAACGCGTGTGGAGCGAGCTCAAGCGCATCCTCGCCGCAGCCGACCCCGTCGCCGCCGTCGAGCTCATGGCGCGGACGGGCGTTCTCGCCGCCGTGCTGCCCGAGGCGACCGACCGGAGCGCTCTCGCGGGACTCGTGCGCGCCGGGGCACCGGCCGATCCGCTCCTGCGCCTTGCCGCTCTCGTGCCGGGCGAGACCGGCGCGCTCGCCGCCCGGCTCAAGCTCTCCGGCGCCGAAGCAGCGCGTCTTGCCGCGGCGCACGGGCCCGTTCCCGCCCCGGAGGAGGACGAAGCCGCGCTCCGACGGGCGCTGGCCGACACACCGGCCGCAGCGCTTCTCGACCGGGCCTGGCTTGCCGAGGCCCGTGGTGCGCCGGGGGACTGGGCGTCGCTGCGGGCGCGGCTTGCGGCGTGTCCTGTGCCGTCCTTCCTGCTTTCGGGGGGAGATGTGGTG from Elioraea tepida harbors:
- a CDS encoding CCA tRNA nucleotidyltransferase, whose protein sequence is MSVAAEETTFRVAPPSLFAEPGVARVFAALPRARAVGGVVRDTLAALPLADLDLATPDRPEAVTATLSAAGIRVIPTGLDHGTVTALAGDRPIEITTLRRDVATDGRHATVAFTEDWREDAARRDFTINAMSMEPDGTVHDWFGGREDLAAGRVRFVGDPARRLAEDHLRALRFFRFQARYGRSTPDAATLAAIAEAVPLLGRLSAERVWSELKRILAAADPVAAVELMARTGVLAAVLPEATDRSALAGLVRAGAPADPLLRLAALVPGETGALAARLKLSGAEAARLAAAHGPVPAPEEDEAALRRALADTPAAALLDRAWLAEARGAPGDWASLRARLAACPVPSFLLSGGDVVALGVPPGPAVGEALARVRAWWLAGGCVADRSACLARLAEVLGRG